In a single window of the Papaver somniferum cultivar HN1 chromosome 8, ASM357369v1, whole genome shotgun sequence genome:
- the LOC113306861 gene encoding uncharacterized protein LOC113306861 isoform X2 codes for MMKNIQQNRTQCLQDEALNCTSPSALSSMVSNWFDGWPVSDENLVKLMKSCEDSVAGRREPFTWIHVYAYFNKKKRYGGYGVIVHNDLGVPITASARFSKDGCSFYHQVFEGINAGVKLAGKLGCSHLRVRCNSAKLPFHFNYLDVCCNRKCKDTANANNICDRCDEYIMSELGCCPEMKLLVLKLRQKDPIDFLFNSAGVAVHYPAKLEKKKRRDLLRRRKEGMPPMKMGQVRLDMRFNQLDFL; via the exons ATGATGAAGAATATCCAACAGAACAGAACACA ATGTTTGCAGGATGAGGCTCTGAACTGTACAAGTCCCTCTGCCCTCAGCAGTATGGTGTCTAATTGGTTTGATGGTTGGCCCGTGTCAGACGAAAACCTTGTAAAATTGATGAAATCATGTGAAGACTCAGTTGCCGGAAGACGTGAACCTTTTACTTGGATTCATGTGTATGCTTACTTCAATAAGAAAAAACGTTACGGAGGATATGGAGTTATTGTACACAATGATCTAGGGGTGCCAATCACTGCTTCAGCTCGGTTCTCAAAAGATGGATGTTCTTTTTATCATCAAGTATTCGAGGGAATAAATGCTGGTGTGAAACTTGCTGGAAAACTTGGTTGTTCTCATCTCCGTGTCCGGTGTAATTCGGCTAAACTTCCATTTCATTTCAATTATTTAGATGTGTGTTGTAATAGAAAATGCAAAGACACGGCTAATGCTAACAATATTTGCGATAGATGTGACGAGTATATTATGAGCGAGCTGGGTTGTTGCCCTGAGATGAAGCTTCTTGTGTTGAAACTTAGGCAGAAGGATCCAATAGATTTTCTATTTAATTCGGCGGGTGTAGCTGTACATTATCCGgcaaaattggaaaaaaaaaaaagaagggacTTGCTCAGAAGAAGGAAGGAAGGTATGCCACCGATGAAGATGGGTCAGGTGAGACTGGACATGAGATTCAACCAGCTAGACTTCCTCTAA
- the LOC113306861 gene encoding uncharacterized protein LOC113306861 isoform X1 — MALEIDEFVPSMAVGESSKPLQTEFDTLSTTSFVEYSYSEEEYPRAGETDDEEYPTEQNTDEALNCTSPSALSSMVSNWFDGWPVSDENLVKLMKSCEDSVAGRREPFTWIHVYAYFNKKKRYGGYGVIVHNDLGVPITASARFSKDGCSFYHQVFEGINAGVKLAGKLGCSHLRVRCNSAKLPFHFNYLDVCCNRKCKDTANANNICDRCDEYIMSELGCCPEMKLLVLKLRQKDPIDFLFNSAGVAVHYPAKLEKKKRRDLLRRRKEGMPPMKMGQVRLDMRFNQLDFL; from the exons ATGGCGTTAGAAATAGATGAATTTGTTCCCTCTATGGCGGTTGGAGAATCTAGTAAACCACTACAAACAGAATTTGATACCCTATCTACAACGAGTTTTGTAGAATATTCCTACTCAGAAGAAGAATATCCAAGAGCAGGTGAGACAGATGATGAAGAATATCCAACAGAACAGAACACA GATGAGGCTCTGAACTGTACAAGTCCCTCTGCCCTCAGCAGTATGGTGTCTAATTGGTTTGATGGTTGGCCCGTGTCAGACGAAAACCTTGTAAAATTGATGAAATCATGTGAAGACTCAGTTGCCGGAAGACGTGAACCTTTTACTTGGATTCATGTGTATGCTTACTTCAATAAGAAAAAACGTTACGGAGGATATGGAGTTATTGTACACAATGATCTAGGGGTGCCAATCACTGCTTCAGCTCGGTTCTCAAAAGATGGATGTTCTTTTTATCATCAAGTATTCGAGGGAATAAATGCTGGTGTGAAACTTGCTGGAAAACTTGGTTGTTCTCATCTCCGTGTCCGGTGTAATTCGGCTAAACTTCCATTTCATTTCAATTATTTAGATGTGTGTTGTAATAGAAAATGCAAAGACACGGCTAATGCTAACAATATTTGCGATAGATGTGACGAGTATATTATGAGCGAGCTGGGTTGTTGCCCTGAGATGAAGCTTCTTGTGTTGAAACTTAGGCAGAAGGATCCAATAGATTTTCTATTTAATTCGGCGGGTGTAGCTGTACATTATCCGgcaaaattggaaaaaaaaaaaagaagggacTTGCTCAGAAGAAGGAAGGAAGGTATGCCACCGATGAAGATGGGTCAGGTGAGACTGGACATGAGATTCAACCAGCTAGACTTCCTCTAA
- the LOC113305485 gene encoding uncharacterized protein LOC113305485 has protein sequence MALEIDEFVPSMAVGESSKPLQTEFDTLSTTSFVEYSYSEEEYPRAGETDDEEYPTEQNTDEALNCTSPSALSSMVSNWFDGWPVSDENLVKLMKSCEDSVAGRREPFTWIHVYAYFNKKKRYGGYGVIVHNDLGVPITASARFSKDGCSFYHQVFEGINAGVKLAGKLGCSLRVRCDEYIMSELGCCPEMKLLVLKLRQKDPIDFLFNSAGVAVHYPAKLEKKKRRDLLRRRKEGMPPMKMGQDDCMKRTLLGSSGILILISSCILLLYYVGIVHVNG, from the exons ATGGCGTTAGAAATAGATGAATTTGTTCCCTCTATGGCGGTTGGAGAATCTAGTAAACCACTACAAACAGAATTTGATACCCTATCTACAACGAGTTTTGTAGAATATTCCTACTCAGAAGAAGAATATCCAAGAGCAGGTGAGACAGATGATGAAGAATATCCAACAGAACAGAACACA GATGAGGCTCTGAACTGTACAAGTCCCTCTGCCCTCAGCAGTATGGTGTCTAATTGGTTTGATGGTTGGCCCGTGTCAGACGAAAACCTTGTAAAATTGATGAAATCATGTGAAGACTCAGTTGCCGGAAGACGTGAACCTTTTACTTGGATTCATGTGTATGCTTACTTCAATAAGAAAAAACGTTACGGAGGATATGGAGTTATTGTACACAATGATCTAGGGGTGCCAATCACTGCTTCAGCTCGGTTCTCAAAAGATGGATGTTCTTTTTATCATCAAGTATTCGAGGGAATAAATGCTGGTGTGAAACTTGCTGGAAAACTTGGTTGTTCTCTCCGTGTCCG ATGTGACGAGTATATTATGAGCGAGCTGGGTTGTTGCCCTGAGATGAAGCTTCTTGTGTTGAAACTTAGGCAGAAGGATCCAATAGATTTTCTATTTAATTCGGCGGGTGTAGCTGTACATTATCCGgcaaaattggaaaaaaaaaaaagaagggacTTGCTCAGAAGAAGGAAGGAAGGTATGCCACCGATGAAGATGGGTCAG GATGATTGTATGAAGAGGACTCTATTGGGTAGTTCAGGTATTCTTATTTTGATTAGTAGTTGTATTCTATTACTTTATTATGTGGGTATTGTTCATGTTAACGGATAA